The genomic region AAAACGCTTATCGAAAATGTCTAAACTCTTTCTCCCGCCGGAAACACTGGAAAATATCCGCGCCATAATCAAGACAAAATATCCGCAGGCCACGGTCTGGGCTTACGGCAGCAGAGTGGACGGCACGGCACACGAGAATAGCGATATTGATCTGGCCATTAAAGATTTCGGACAGCCTGATGGTAATATTTTAAAACTCCGCGC from Candidatus Margulisiibacteriota bacterium harbors:
- a CDS encoding nucleotidyltransferase domain-containing protein, which codes for MSKLFLPPETLENIRAIIKTKYPQATVWAYGSRVDGTAHENSDIDLAIKDFGQPDGNILKLRA